Proteins from one Haliaeetus albicilla chromosome 4, bHalAlb1.1, whole genome shotgun sequence genomic window:
- the COL6A1 gene encoding collagen alpha-1(VI) chain: MRLRDFLFTLLLPAGFLGGGLWAQRPEITRVANAEDCPVDLFFVLDTSESVALRVKPFGDLVAQVKDFTNRFIDKLTNRYYRCDRNLVWNAGALHYSDEVVLIKSLTPMPSGRNELKNRVSDVNYIGKGTYTDCAIKRGIEELLISGSHHKENKYLIVVTDGHPLEGYKEPCGGLDDAANEAKHLGIKVFSVAISPNHLDQRLNIIATDHAYRRNFTATSLKPTRELDVEETINTIIDMIKVNTEQSCCSFECQPPRGPPGPPGDPGNEGERGKPGLPGQKGEAGEPGRPGDMGPVGYQGMKGDKGSRGEKGSRGAKGAKGEKGRRGIDGIDGMKGEAGYPGLPGCKGSPGFDGAQGPPGPKGDPGAYGPKGGKGEPGDDGKPGRQGIPGSPGEKGAPGNQGEPGPAGEMGDEGAPGPDGPAGERGSNGERGPPGSPGDRGPRGEPGEPGPPGDQGREGPLGPPGDQGEAGPPGPKGYRGDDGPRGNEGPKGLPGAPGLPGDPGLMGERGEDGPPGNGTIGFPGAPGRPGDRGDPGINGTKGYVGPKGDEGEAGDPGNDNPTPGPRGIKGAKGHRGPEGRPGPPGPVGPPGPDECEILDIIMKMCSCCECTCGPVDLLFVLDSSESIGLQNFQIAKDFIIKVIDRLSKDERVKFEAGESRVGVVQYSHDNTQELVAMGDANIDNIGALKQAVKNLKWIAGGTYTGEALQFTKDNLLRRFTSDKRVAIVITDGRSDTLRDPTPLNSLCDVTPVVSLGIGDIFRNPPNPDHLNDIACLSRPTRPGLSIQRDNYAELLDDTFLQNITSYVCQEKKCPDYTCPISFNGLADITLLVDSSTSVGSKNFETTKKFVKRLAERFLEAGKPADDSVRISVVQYSGRNQQKVEAQFQYNYTVIAKAIDNMEFINDATDINAALRYVTGLYQRSSRAGAKKRVLVFSDGNSQGITARAIERAVQEAQQAGIEIYVLAVGSQANEPNIRVLVTGKSADYDVVYGERHLFRVPDYTSLLRGVFYQTVSRKIAVD; this comes from the exons ATGAGGCTGCGAGACTTTCTATTCACTTTGCTGCTCCCGGCCGGCTTCCTGGGGGGGGGCTTGTGGGCCCAGCGCCCAGAAATCACCCGGGTCGCAAATGCAGAAG ACTGCCCCGTGGACCTGTTCTTCGTCCTGGACACCTCGGAGAGTGTCGCCCTGAGGGTGAAGCCCTTCGGGGACCTGGTTGCCCAAGTGAAAGATTTCACCAACCGGTTCATTGATAAGCTGACAAACAG GTACTACCGCTGCGACCGCAACCTGGTGTGGAACGCTGGGGCACTGCACTACAGCGATGAGGTCGTGCTCATCAAGAGCCTCACCCCGATGCCCAGCGGCCGGAATGAGCTGAAGAACCGTGTCTCGGACGTGAACTACATCGGGAAGGGTACCTACACTGACTGTGCCATAAAGCGGGGCATTGAGGAGCTGCTCATCAG TGGCTCCCATCACAAGGAGAATAAATACCTGATTGTGGTGACCGATGGACACCCCTTGGAAGGGTACAAGGAGCCCTGCGGAGGCCTGGACGATGCTGCCAATGAAGCCAAACATTTGGGGATCAAAGTGTTCTCTGTCGCCATCTCCCCCAACCACCTG GACCAGCGGCTCAACATCATCGCCACAGATCATGCCTACCGCCGCAACTTCACTGCCACCAGCCTGAAGCCAACCCGGGAGCTTGACGTGGAGGAAACCATCAACACCATCATCGACATGATT AAAGTTAACACGGAGCAATCG TGCTGCTCCTTCGAGTGCCAG CCTCCCCGAGGGCCCCCCGGACCTCCCGGCGACCCAGGCAATGAG GGAGAAAGAGGCAAGCCCGGTCTTCCTGGCCAGAagggagaggctggagagcca GGCAGGCCAGGGGACATGGGACCTGTTGGCTACCAAGGAATGAAG GGTGACAAAGGAAGTCGAGGAGAAAAG GGCTCAAGAGGAGCCAAAGGAGCCAAG GGTGAGAAGGGCAGGCGTGGAATTGATGGCATTGATGGCATGAAG GGTGAAGCTGGATACCCCGGGTTACCTGGCTGCAAAGGCTCACCCGGATTTGAT GGAGCTCAAGGCCCACCTGGACCGAAGGGAGATCCCGGTGCTTACGGGCCCAAGGGAGGAAAG GGGGAACCTGGGGACGATGGAAAACCTGGCCGGCAGGGGATTCCTGGCAGCCCTGGAGAGAAG GGCGCACCTGGAAACCAGGGTGAGCCTGGACCGGCAGGAGAGATGGGTGATGAG GGTGCTCCAGGCCCAGATGGTCCTGCTGGAGAACGG GGCAGCAATGGAGAAAGAGGCCCCCCAGGCTCGCCAGGTGACCGCGGGCCAAGAGGAGAGCCG GGAGAGCCTGGACCACCTGGTGACCAAGGGCGGGAAGGACCCCTCGGACCACCTGGCGACCAG GGCGAGGCCGGACCCCCAGGACCCAAGGGCTACAGGGGAGATGACGGCCCCCGCGGCAATGAG GGCCCAAAGGGGTTGCCTGGAGCACCTGGGCTGCCTGGAGACCCTGGCCTGATGGGAGAAAGG GGGGAGGATGGCCCTCCTGGGAATGGCACAATTGGATTTCCAGGCGCTCCG GGGCGGCCAGGAGACAGAGGTGACCCTGGCATTAAT GGAACAAAAGGCTACGTTGGTCCTAAAGGTGATGAAGGAGAAGCTGGAGACCCTGGCAATGAT AATCCAACCCCTGGCCCCAGGGGCATCAAAGGAGCGAAGGGCCACAGGGGACCTGAAGGCCGCCCA GGACCACCAGGACCCGTGGGACCTCCAGGACCAGAT gAATGTGAAATCTTGGACATAATCATGAAGATGTGCT CTTGCTGTG AGTGCACCTGTGGTCCCGTGGACCTCCTCTTCGTGTTGGACAGCTCAGAGAGCATTGGCCTGCAGAACTTCCAGATTGCCAAGGACTTCATCATCAAAGTCATCGACCGCCTGAGCAAGGACGAGCGTGTGAAG tTTGAAGCTGGGGAATCCCGTGTGGGCGTTGTGCAGTACAGCCATGACAACACGCAGGAGCTGGTGGCCATGGGGGATGCCAACATAGACAACATCGGGGCACTCAAACA GGCAGTCAAGAACCTGAAATGGATAGCTGGAGGCACCTACACTGGAGAAGCCCTGCAGTTCACCAAGGACAACCTGCTGCGGAGATTCACCTCCGACAAGCGCGTTGCCATCGTCATCACTGATGGACGCTCTGACACACTGCGGGATCCTACCCCGCTCAACTCTCTGTGCGATGTCACCCCG GTGGTTTCCCTTGGGATAGGTGACATTTTCCGGAACCCTCCAAATCCAGATCACCTGAATGACATCGCCTGTTTAAGCAGACCAACCAGGCCAGGACTTTCCATTCAAAGGGACAACTATGCCGAGCTCCTGGATGACACCTTCTTGCAGAACATCACCTCGTACGTCTGCCAAG AGAAGAAATGTCCGGACTACACCTGCCCAA TCAGCTTCAACGGGCTGGCAGACATCACGCTGCTGGTGGATAGCTCCACCAGCGTGGGGAGCAAGAACTTTGAGACCACCAAGAAGTTTGTAAAGCGGCTGGCGGAGCGGTTCCTGGAGGCTGGCAAACCTGCTGACGACTCCGTACGCATCTCAGTGGTCCAGTACAGTGGCAGGAACCAGCAGAAAGTGGAAGCTCAGTTCCAGTACAACTACACAGTCATCGCCAAAGCCATCGACAACATGGAGTTCATTAATGACGCCACAGACATCAACGCTGCTTTGCGGTACGTCACAGGGCTGTACCAGCGGTCCTCCCGTGCTGGGGCAAAGAAGAGGGTGCTGGTGTTTTCTGATGGCAACTCTCAAGGGATCACTGCAAGGGCCATTGAGAGGGCTGTGCAGGAAGCTCAGCAGGCTGGCATCGAGATCTATGTGCTGGCAGTGGGCAGCCAAGCCAACGAGCCCAACATCCGTGTCCTGGTCACCGGGAAAAGCGCAGATTACGATGTGGTCTACGGGGAGCGCCACCTCTTCCGTGTGCCTGACTATACCTCTCTGCTGCGTGGTGTCTTCTACCAAACTGTCTCCAGGAAGATAGCTGTTGACTGA